A stretch of Leisingera sp. S132 DNA encodes these proteins:
- a CDS encoding LysR family transcriptional regulator, whose protein sequence is MPPPGPPSSALPPLTWLRAFEASARHLSFTRAAAELNLTQSAISQHVRSLENFLGRELFIRKTRALELSEAGANYMPIVREAFELIAAGTLAFTGGDQGRHLVLQCNMAFSVFWLSPRLPRLYEKFPWLVLNIVTPIWDPERHAASAGTEIRFGRPNDMSAAAVRLTYDRFYPVCAPGYQGGKVDFSTATLLDCAGVTGSWGAWFKSQDVPFDRNHEINLASTYVIAMTAAVNGAGISMSHDTLAGGLLESGQLVRASDHSAELLENYFLMPPPSHASTPASRAFLEWLEGELPPI, encoded by the coding sequence ATGCCGCCTCCCGGACCGCCCTCCTCCGCCCTGCCCCCGCTCACCTGGCTGCGCGCCTTTGAGGCCAGCGCCCGGCATCTGTCGTTCACCCGCGCCGCGGCGGAGCTGAACCTGACGCAATCGGCAATCAGCCAGCATGTGCGCAGCCTGGAGAACTTCCTGGGCCGGGAGCTGTTCATCCGCAAAACCCGGGCGCTGGAGCTCAGCGAGGCCGGAGCGAATTACATGCCCATCGTGCGCGAGGCGTTTGAGCTGATTGCGGCCGGGACCCTGGCCTTCACCGGCGGCGATCAGGGGCGGCATCTGGTCCTGCAATGCAACATGGCATTCTCAGTCTTCTGGCTATCGCCGCGGCTGCCGCGGCTGTATGAAAAGTTCCCCTGGCTGGTGCTGAACATCGTGACGCCGATCTGGGACCCGGAGCGCCATGCCGCCTCTGCCGGGACCGAGATCCGCTTTGGCCGCCCGAACGACATGTCGGCAGCGGCGGTGCGGCTGACCTATGACCGGTTCTACCCGGTCTGCGCACCAGGCTATCAGGGCGGCAAGGTGGACTTCAGCACCGCAACGCTGCTGGATTGTGCAGGTGTGACAGGGTCCTGGGGGGCATGGTTCAAGTCGCAGGATGTGCCGTTTGACCGCAACCATGAGATCAACCTGGCCTCCACCTACGTGATTGCCATGACTGCGGCGGTGAACGGTGCGGGCATTTCCATGTCCCACGACACGCTGGCAGGCGGACTGCTGGAGAGCGGCCAGCTGGTCCGGGCCAGCGATCACTCGGCGGAACTGCTGGAGAATTATTTTCTGATGCCGCCGCCCAGCCATGCCAGCACCCCGGCGTCGCGGGCGTTTCTGGAATGGCTGGAGGGGGAGTTGCCACCGATTTAA
- the queC gene encoding 7-cyano-7-deazaguanine synthase QueC, with protein sequence MKTVVICSGGLDSVSLAHMVAEEHQLTRLVSFDYGQRHKKELDYAAAAAKRLGVPHDIIDMRGIGAALSGSALTDDIDVPDGHYEEETMKVTVVPNRNAIMLTIAYGIAAANGDDAVATAVHGGDHFIYPDCRPAFTEAFDAMQRAALDGYADVRLYTPFVHRTKGDIVTAGAKHSTPFAETWSCYKGGEKHCGRCGTCVERREAFHLAGIEDPTDYADPDFWKAAIAAKDSA encoded by the coding sequence ATGAAAACTGTCGTTATCTGCTCGGGCGGGCTGGATTCCGTTTCGCTTGCCCATATGGTCGCTGAAGAACATCAGCTGACCCGTCTTGTCTCCTTCGACTACGGCCAGCGCCACAAGAAGGAGCTGGACTATGCTGCCGCCGCTGCCAAACGGCTGGGCGTGCCGCATGACATCATCGACATGCGCGGTATCGGCGCCGCGCTTTCCGGCTCTGCCCTGACCGATGACATCGACGTGCCGGACGGCCATTACGAAGAAGAGACCATGAAGGTCACCGTGGTGCCGAACCGCAACGCGATCATGCTGACCATTGCTTATGGCATCGCTGCCGCAAACGGCGATGACGCTGTGGCGACCGCAGTGCATGGCGGCGACCACTTCATCTATCCGGACTGCCGGCCGGCCTTTACCGAGGCGTTTGACGCCATGCAGCGCGCGGCACTCGATGGCTATGCCGACGTGCGTCTCTATACTCCGTTTGTGCACCGCACAAAGGGCGACATCGTCACCGCCGGCGCCAAGCACAGCACCCCCTTTGCCGAGACCTGGTCCTGCTACAAGGGCGGTGAGAAACATTGCGGGCGCTGCGGCACCTGCGTGGAGCGGCGCGAGGCCTTCCATCTGGCAGGCATTGAGGATCCGACGGACTATGCCGACCCTGATTTCTGGAAAGCGGCAATTGCCGCCAAGGACAGCGCCTGA
- the queD gene encoding 6-carboxytetrahydropterin synthase QueD translates to MFRITKEFHFSASHQLTHLPPDHQCARLHGHNYIVVVELAAKELNSDGFVRDYHELKPLKDYIDGTFDHRHLNDVLEGYSTAENMARHFYDWCHARWPEVTAVKVSETPKTWAEYRP, encoded by the coding sequence ATGTTCCGGATCACCAAAGAGTTCCATTTCTCCGCCTCGCACCAGCTGACCCACCTGCCACCGGACCATCAATGCGCCCGTCTGCATGGGCACAACTACATCGTAGTGGTGGAGCTGGCGGCGAAGGAGCTGAACAGCGACGGCTTCGTGCGCGATTACCATGAGTTGAAGCCGCTGAAGGACTACATCGACGGCACTTTCGACCACCGGCATCTGAACGACGTGCTGGAGGGGTATTCGACGGCGGAAAACATGGCCAGGCATTTCTATGACTGGTGCCATGCGCGCTGGCCGGAAGTGACCGCCGTAAAAGTCTCGGAGACGCCCAAGACCTGGGCCGAGTACCGGCCATGA
- the queE gene encoding 7-carboxy-7-deazaguanine synthase QueE, with product MSLRIAEIFGPTIQGEGALIGEPTVFVRAGGCDYRCSWCDSMHAVDSANRRDWAVMTPEEIMAEVRRLSGGKPLTVSISGGNPAIQNFSQVIALGKEEGYRFACETQGSVSQPWFGALDTLVLSPKPPSSGEKTDWHKFTRCLHQAQGCGQMVMKIVVFDDADYAWAKAAADRHPELPLYLQPGNPEVDPELPVDLNQATERLLWLIEKVTGDGWFTPRVLPQLHVLVWGNKRGV from the coding sequence ATGAGCTTGCGCATCGCTGAAATCTTTGGCCCCACCATCCAGGGCGAAGGCGCGCTGATCGGGGAGCCCACGGTATTTGTGCGCGCGGGCGGCTGCGATTACCGCTGTTCCTGGTGCGACAGCATGCATGCGGTCGACAGTGCCAACCGGCGAGACTGGGCGGTGATGACGCCGGAAGAGATAATGGCAGAGGTGCGGCGCCTGTCCGGCGGCAAGCCGCTGACCGTCTCGATCTCCGGAGGCAACCCGGCGATTCAGAACTTTTCTCAGGTAATCGCCCTCGGCAAGGAAGAAGGCTACCGTTTCGCTTGCGAGACGCAGGGCTCGGTTTCCCAGCCTTGGTTCGGGGCGCTGGATACGCTGGTGCTGAGTCCGAAGCCACCGTCGAGCGGCGAAAAGACTGACTGGCACAAGTTCACCCGCTGCCTGCATCAGGCCCAGGGCTGCGGCCAGATGGTGATGAAGATCGTGGTGTTTGACGACGCCGACTATGCCTGGGCCAAGGCCGCCGCAGACCGCCACCCGGAATTGCCGCTGTATCTTCAGCCCGGCAACCCCGAGGTCGACCCGGAGCTGCCCGTCGATCTGAACCAGGCCACTGAACGCCTCTTGTGGCTGATTGAAAAAGTGACCGGCGACGGCTGGTTCACCCCCCGCGTCCTGCCCCAGCTGCATGTGCTGGTCTGGGGCAACAAGCGCGGCGTCTGA
- the queF gene encoding preQ(1) synthase: MSDSIYSNLKQLGGDTIVPQSPEQAELERVQNPQADVAYNVRFTAPEFTSLCPMTGQPDFAHLVIDYVPGEWLVESKSLKLFLTSFRNHGAFHEDCTVSIARRLADFLEPKWLRIGGYWYPRGGIPIDVFWQTGPMPEGVWIPDQGVPPYRGRG, translated from the coding sequence ATGTCTGACAGCATCTACAGCAATCTGAAGCAGCTGGGCGGCGACACCATCGTGCCGCAAAGCCCGGAACAGGCGGAACTGGAACGGGTGCAGAACCCGCAGGCCGACGTGGCCTACAACGTGCGCTTTACCGCGCCGGAGTTCACATCGCTCTGCCCGATGACCGGCCAGCCGGACTTTGCCCATCTGGTGATCGACTATGTGCCCGGAGAGTGGCTGGTGGAAAGCAAGTCGCTGAAGCTTTTCCTCACGTCCTTCCGTAACCACGGCGCCTTCCACGAGGATTGCACCGTCTCCATCGCCCGCCGCCTGGCCGATTTCCTGGAGCCCAAGTGGCTTCGCATCGGTGGCTACTGGTACCCGCGCGGCGGCATCCCGATTGATGTGTTCTGGCAGACCGGCCCGATGCCCGAAGGCGTCTGGATCCCGGACCAGGGCGTTCCGCCCTACCGCGGCCGCGGCTGA
- a CDS encoding helix-turn-helix transcriptional regulator, producing the protein MKDPAHMALIHEKISALLEDMNLSNRQAALKCGIPYGTFNSALKHEREIGWSTLDALARGLGVSFHYFSSETAGLELLPDIRADAAAVKAFEILNTRLQAAARTRQYSGSDVSLQDFLDWWFTNSGRLEGFDRLQHAVDMFNPPDAERNRIQPIRSGPASLASICFEVSDSSQLRSTLNGFSDKVNADLVMAHSEAISRGEPVITHPSLDVKLLNGRRFTRQYRRVLAPVYLPDGKLLVVNFSQDIKTG; encoded by the coding sequence GTGAAAGATCCGGCACATATGGCGCTCATCCACGAGAAAATCTCCGCTCTTCTGGAGGATATGAACCTGTCCAACCGGCAGGCGGCGCTGAAGTGCGGCATCCCTTATGGCACCTTCAACAGCGCGCTGAAGCACGAGCGCGAGATCGGCTGGAGCACGCTGGACGCGCTGGCGCGCGGGCTTGGGGTGTCGTTTCATTACTTCTCTTCCGAGACAGCGGGGCTGGAACTGCTGCCGGATATCCGTGCGGATGCAGCTGCCGTAAAGGCGTTTGAGATTCTCAATACCCGGCTGCAGGCCGCGGCCAGAACCCGGCAGTACAGCGGCTCCGACGTGTCGCTGCAGGATTTCCTGGACTGGTGGTTCACCAACAGCGGCCGCCTGGAAGGGTTTGACCGGCTGCAGCATGCGGTCGACATGTTCAACCCTCCGGATGCGGAGAGGAACCGCATCCAGCCGATCCGCTCCGGCCCGGCCAGCCTCGCCTCGATCTGCTTTGAAGTTTCTGACAGCAGCCAGCTTCGCAGCACGCTGAACGGGTTCAGCGACAAGGTGAACGCCGATCTGGTGATGGCCCACAGCGAAGCCATCAGCCGGGGCGAGCCGGTGATCACCCATCCCTCGCTGGACGTGAAACTGCTGAACGGGCGGCGGTTCACCCGCCAGTACCGAAGGGTGCTGGCGCCGGTCTATCTGCCTGACGGCAAGCTGCTGGTGGTCAACTTCTCACAGGACATCAAAACCGGCTAG
- a CDS encoding tetratricopeptide repeat protein, which produces MFLALFRPPFALAAAVTAAAFPAHASDCPEAPDHSTPLEALMEEVRGAESETQAREIANRMWEYWADAPNAQAQAMLDRGMTKRSAFDFLGALEDFDQLIAYCPDYAEGYNQRAFVHYLRRDFASALADLDRALELSPRHIAAMSGRALSLYGLSRLEEAREALAAALKLNPWLPERYLADPGGPLAPAGAGDVEL; this is translated from the coding sequence ATGTTTCTTGCCCTGTTCCGCCCCCCGTTTGCTCTCGCTGCGGCTGTCACCGCAGCGGCTTTTCCGGCACACGCATCGGATTGCCCAGAAGCGCCTGACCACAGCACCCCGCTGGAAGCGCTGATGGAGGAGGTGAGAGGAGCAGAAAGTGAAACCCAGGCGCGGGAAATCGCCAACCGGATGTGGGAATATTGGGCCGATGCGCCCAACGCGCAGGCGCAGGCCATGCTCGACCGCGGAATGACAAAGCGCTCCGCCTTCGATTTCCTCGGCGCGCTGGAGGACTTCGACCAGCTGATTGCCTATTGCCCGGACTATGCCGAGGGCTACAACCAGCGCGCCTTTGTGCATTACCTGCGCCGGGATTTCGCCTCTGCCCTGGCGGATCTGGACCGGGCCTTGGAACTGTCGCCCCGCCATATCGCCGCGATGAGCGGGCGGGCTTTGTCGCTCTATGGCCTGTCCCGGCTGGAAGAAGCGCGCGAAGCCCTGGCGGCAGCGCTTAAGCTCAATCCTTGGCTGCCCGAACGCTATCTGGCGGACCCTGGCGGGCCGCTGGCACCCGCCGGCGCAGGGGATGTGGAGTTGTAG
- a CDS encoding Lrp/AsnC family transcriptional regulator, which translates to MNSFDLDRFDRAILNVLSEDGRISIADLARRIGLSKTPTQTRLKRLEVEGIITGYRALVDPIRLGLDHVAFVEVKLDDTREAALAKFNAAVARLPEIEQAHMMASHFDYLLKVRTRSMTDYRAVLGEKISSLPHVASTSTYVAMQAVKEDGALGPL; encoded by the coding sequence ATGAACTCCTTCGATCTTGACCGCTTCGACCGGGCGATTCTGAATGTGCTGAGCGAGGACGGCCGCATCTCCATCGCTGACCTAGCACGGCGGATCGGGCTGTCGAAAACCCCGACCCAGACCCGGCTCAAACGGCTGGAAGTGGAAGGGATCATCACCGGCTACCGCGCCCTGGTGGACCCGATCCGGCTGGGGCTGGACCACGTGGCCTTTGTCGAGGTGAAGCTGGACGACACCCGCGAGGCGGCGCTGGCCAAGTTCAACGCTGCTGTGGCGCGGCTGCCGGAGATCGAGCAGGCGCATATGATGGCCTCGCATTTCGACTATCTGCTGAAGGTGCGGACCCGTTCGATGACCGATTACCGGGCAGTGCTGGGTGAAAAAATCTCCTCGCTGCCGCATGTGGCCTCAACGTCGACTTATGTGGCGATGCAGGCGGTCAAGGAGGACGGCGCGCTGGGGCCGCTGTAG
- the putA gene encoding bifunctional proline dehydrogenase/L-glutamate gamma-semialdehyde dehydrogenase PutA, giving the protein MTAQTKLRYRIDAGTYADQTAMRDQLVAQAALTDDDRQRICANAAALVRDIRGHSAPGLMEVFLAEYGLSTDEGVALMCLAEALLRVPDADTIDALIEDKIAPSDWGKHLGKSTSSLVNASTWALMLTGKVLDEERSPIGALRGAIKRLGEPVIRTAVSRAMKEMGRQFVLGETIESAMNRAAGMEAKGYTYSYDMLGEAARTEADASRYHLAYSKAISAIAAACNSDDIRRNPGISVKLSALHPRYELAHEHSVMEHLVPRLKALALLAKAAKMGLNVDAEEADRLSLSLEVIEAVVSDPALAGWDGFGVVVQAYGPRTGLAIDALHEMAETYDRRFMVRLVKGAYWDTEIKRAQVEGVDGFPVFTSKPLTDVSYISNARKLLGMTDRIYPQFATHNAHTVAAILHMAEGIGNERYEFQRLHGMGETLHQMVLEQNKTNCRIYAPVGAHRDLLAYLVRRLLENGANSSFVNQIVDENVPPEVVAADPFAAVADVTGKIPTGPELYAPERPNSKGFDLGHAPTLAKIEAARAPWRSHQWQAAPLLAGDAQPEAAKEVTSPTDQSVVGTIAQCSPEDIELALALADPWDAPAAERSAALNKAADLYEENFGELFAILAREAGKTIPDAVAELREAVDFLRYYAARIPDAPPAGIFSCISPWNFPLAIFTGQVSAALAAGNAVLAKPADQTPLIAHRAVQLMHEAGVPRSALQLVPGRGSVVGAAITSDPRVNGVAFTGSTATALRIRKAMANNLQPGAPLIAETGGLNAMIVDSTALPEQAVQAVIESAFQSAGQRCSALRCLYLQDDIADNVLKMLKGAMDCLQLDDPWNLSTDSGPVIDEGARAGILAHVGKARAEGRVLKEMRAPQGGTFVAPTMIKVSGISDLKEEIFGPVLHVARFKSQQLDQVISDINATGYGLTFGLHTRIDDRVQHVCDRVHAGNIYVNRNQIGAIVGSQPFGGEGLSGTGPKAGGPLYLSRFCAPDRQSSSGGWDSSITDLKAPSGVPTQPVTTSLPGPTGESNRLTVSARPPLLCMGPGAEAAAAQAKEVISLGGTAIEAHGLLDLSQLESIQGIAGVLWWGDEATGREIEQNLAKRDGAILPLIPGKPDRARVLAERHVCVDTTASGGNAQLLGGMA; this is encoded by the coding sequence ATGACCGCTCAAACCAAGCTGCGCTACCGGATCGACGCCGGCACCTATGCCGATCAAACCGCGATGCGCGACCAGCTGGTGGCCCAGGCCGCCCTCACCGACGACGACCGCCAAAGAATCTGCGCCAACGCCGCTGCGCTGGTGCGGGATATCCGCGGCCATTCGGCGCCGGGTCTGATGGAGGTGTTCCTGGCCGAATACGGGCTGTCGACCGATGAGGGCGTGGCGCTGATGTGCCTGGCCGAAGCGCTGCTGCGGGTGCCGGACGCCGACACCATCGACGCGCTGATCGAGGACAAGATCGCGCCGTCCGACTGGGGCAAGCATCTGGGCAAATCGACTTCGTCGCTGGTCAACGCCTCGACCTGGGCGCTGATGCTGACCGGCAAGGTACTGGACGAGGAACGAAGCCCGATCGGTGCCCTGCGCGGTGCCATCAAGCGCCTGGGCGAGCCGGTGATCCGGACCGCCGTCAGCCGCGCGATGAAGGAGATGGGCCGCCAGTTCGTTCTTGGCGAAACCATCGAAAGCGCGATGAACCGTGCCGCCGGGATGGAGGCCAAGGGCTACACCTATTCTTACGACATGCTGGGCGAGGCCGCCCGCACAGAAGCCGACGCCTCGCGCTATCACCTGGCCTATTCCAAGGCGATTTCCGCCATCGCGGCTGCCTGCAACAGCGACGACATCCGCAGGAACCCCGGCATCTCGGTGAAACTGTCGGCGCTGCACCCGCGCTATGAGCTGGCACATGAGCACAGTGTGATGGAGCATCTGGTGCCGCGCCTGAAGGCACTGGCGCTGCTGGCGAAGGCGGCCAAGATGGGCCTGAATGTTGATGCCGAGGAAGCCGACCGCCTGTCGCTGTCGCTGGAGGTGATCGAGGCGGTGGTTTCGGACCCGGCGCTGGCCGGCTGGGACGGCTTTGGCGTGGTGGTGCAGGCCTATGGCCCCCGAACCGGGCTGGCGATTGATGCGCTGCACGAAATGGCCGAGACATACGACCGCCGCTTCATGGTGCGGCTGGTCAAGGGCGCCTATTGGGACACCGAGATTAAACGCGCCCAGGTCGAGGGCGTAGACGGCTTCCCGGTCTTCACCTCCAAGCCGCTGACCGATGTGTCCTATATCTCCAACGCGCGCAAGCTTTTGGGCATGACGGACCGGATCTATCCTCAGTTCGCCACCCATAACGCCCATACCGTCGCCGCAATCCTGCATATGGCCGAGGGCATCGGCAACGAACGCTATGAGTTCCAGCGTCTGCATGGCATGGGCGAGACCCTGCACCAGATGGTGCTGGAGCAGAACAAGACCAACTGCCGGATCTACGCGCCGGTTGGCGCCCACCGCGACCTGCTGGCCTATCTGGTACGCCGCCTGCTGGAAAACGGCGCCAACTCCTCCTTTGTGAACCAGATCGTCGATGAGAACGTGCCGCCGGAAGTGGTGGCCGCGGACCCGTTTGCGGCCGTCGCAGATGTGACCGGCAAGATCCCGACCGGGCCGGAGCTCTACGCGCCGGAGCGCCCTAACTCCAAGGGGTTCGATCTGGGCCACGCACCGACGCTTGCAAAAATCGAAGCGGCCCGCGCGCCTTGGCGCAGCCACCAGTGGCAGGCCGCGCCGCTGCTGGCAGGCGATGCCCAGCCGGAGGCCGCCAAGGAGGTGACCAGCCCTACCGACCAGAGCGTGGTTGGAACCATCGCCCAGTGCAGCCCTGAAGATATCGAACTGGCGCTGGCGCTGGCAGACCCTTGGGACGCGCCGGCGGCAGAGCGCTCTGCAGCTTTGAACAAGGCAGCTGACCTCTACGAGGAAAACTTCGGCGAGCTGTTTGCGATCCTCGCCCGCGAGGCCGGCAAAACGATCCCCGACGCTGTGGCCGAACTGCGCGAGGCGGTGGATTTCCTGCGTTACTATGCGGCGCGCATTCCCGATGCGCCGCCCGCAGGCATCTTTTCCTGCATCTCGCCGTGGAACTTCCCGCTGGCGATCTTCACCGGCCAGGTCTCAGCCGCATTGGCCGCGGGCAACGCCGTGCTTGCAAAACCCGCCGACCAGACGCCGCTGATTGCCCACCGTGCCGTGCAGCTGATGCATGAGGCCGGCGTGCCGCGCAGTGCCCTGCAGCTGGTGCCGGGCCGCGGCAGCGTGGTTGGCGCTGCCATCACTTCTGATCCTCGCGTCAATGGCGTTGCGTTCACCGGCTCCACCGCCACCGCCCTGCGCATCCGCAAGGCAATGGCCAACAACCTGCAGCCGGGCGCGCCGCTGATTGCGGAAACCGGCGGGCTGAACGCGATGATCGTCGACTCCACCGCACTGCCTGAACAGGCGGTGCAGGCAGTGATCGAAAGCGCCTTCCAGTCGGCCGGCCAGCGTTGCTCAGCGTTGCGATGCCTGTATCTGCAGGACGACATTGCCGACAATGTGCTGAAAATGCTGAAAGGCGCGATGGACTGCCTGCAGCTGGATGACCCCTGGAACCTGTCCACCGACAGCGGCCCGGTGATTGACGAAGGCGCCCGCGCAGGGATTCTGGCCCATGTCGGCAAGGCCCGCGCCGAGGGCCGGGTGCTGAAGGAAATGCGCGCACCGCAGGGCGGCACTTTTGTGGCGCCCACGATGATCAAAGTTTCCGGCATCAGTGATCTGAAAGAAGAGATCTTTGGCCCCGTCCTGCATGTGGCCCGCTTCAAGTCGCAGCAGCTGGACCAAGTGATTTCCGACATCAATGCCACCGGCTATGGCCTCACCTTCGGCTTGCACACCCGCATCGACGACCGGGTGCAGCATGTCTGCGACCGGGTGCATGCGGGCAACATCTATGTGAACCGCAACCAGATCGGCGCCATTGTCGGCAGCCAGCCGTTCGGCGGCGAGGGGTTGTCTGGCACCGGCCCCAAGGCAGGCGGCCCGCTCTACCTCAGCCGTTTCTGCGCGCCGGACCGGCAGTCCAGCTCCGGCGGCTGGGACAGCAGCATCACCGACCTGAAGGCGCCGAGCGGTGTGCCCACCCAGCCGGTGACCACCTCCCTGCCCGGCCCGACCGGGGAATCGAACCGCCTGACCGTCTCTGCCCGCCCGCCGCTGTTGTGCATGGGTCCGGGCGCCGAGGCCGCGGCAGCGCAGGCCAAAGAGGTCATCAGCCTCGGCGGCACCGCGATTGAGGCGCATGGCCTTCTGGACCTGAGCCAGCTGGAGAGCATCCAGGGCATTGCAGGCGTGCTGTGGTGGGGTGATGAGGCGACGGGGCGCGAAATCGAGCAGAACCTCGCCAAGCGAGACGGAGCGATCCTGCCGCTGATCCCCGGCAAGCCGGACCGCGCCCGGGTACTGGCGGAGCGCCACGTCTGCGTCGACACCACTGCCTCCGGCGGCAACGCGCAATTGCTGGGTGGCATGGCCTGA